The following proteins are encoded in a genomic region of Rattus rattus isolate New Zealand chromosome 2, Rrattus_CSIRO_v1, whole genome shotgun sequence:
- the Kcne3 gene encoding potassium voltage-gated channel subfamily E member 3, with protein METSNGTETWYKSLHAVLKALNTTLHSHLLCRPGPGPGPGSGTGPDNQTEDHRASLPGRDDNSYMYILFVMFLFAVTVGSLILGYTRSRKVDKRSDPYHVYIKNRVSMI; from the coding sequence atggagaCTTCCAACGGGACTGAGACCTGGTACAAGAGCCTGCACGCCGTGCTAAAGGCTCTGAACACAACCCTCCACAGTCACTTGCTCTGCCGGcctgggccagggccagggccagggtcAGGAACAGGGCCAGACAATCAAACAGAGGATCATCGGGCTAGCCTTCCTGGCCGTGATGACAACTCCTACATGTATATCCTCTTTGTCATGTTCCTGTTTGCTGTCACTGTGGGCAGTCTCATCCTGGGATATACCCGTTCACGCAAGGTGGACAAACGCAGTGACCCCTATCATGTGTACATCAAAAACCGTGTGTCTATGATCTGA